TGCAGGCACCAGCCCCCCAAACCCACCTCAGCAACTAATTTTTGTACGCTACCTAGACCATGTCCTCTACAACCGCAATTTCGCTGTTGTGATGAAACCGCAGAAAAGAGAAGCCGTCGGCTGGTTAGTCTACGATTGCGAGTTGTACCTTATTTTATCTTGGGATAGAGATGCTGAACCGCCTACACTTCATGGCGGCGACCCTAAAGCTTCTGGTTTAGTGCTTCTGAAAAGCGACATTTTAGACTTGCAGCGGCTTAAAGTCCATCCGAAGCCTCTACCAAAAAATCTAGGATTGAATTTAAAAAGCAAACAAGACAAAGAAGAAAGCGAGTTCGCGCTTCAGCCAAAGAAGCGAAAAACTCAACGAGAAGCGATGGCAACATGAAACAACAAGCCATCACCCGAACTATCAGCCCTCCTATAACCCGCAACCGCCAACTCTCCCTCGACGAGCTAAAAACCATACCCATACCAATGCAAATACAAAGCGACAAAATCATCTTCGAAACAGGCTTAAAAGGCTGGAAACTCAAGCAACCAGTCACCGTAAGCCTCGACAAAGTTCTCGCAGCCAAAGAAAAAGGACTCATCACCTACATCCTAAACTCCTTTCTAAGCGAACGACCAAACCTCATACCCTTCGTCTTCGACAACCCAACCGTAATCAAAATGGCACGCCACTTCCTACGCCACTGCTCAGGCTCAGTCCACAGCTGCTACAGCTACTCAGCAACTATCGAAAAATACTCCATCTGGCTAGGCTACAACCCAGAACTCATAATCGCAGACACCAAACCAGTCGGAAGCATCCCCGACCCACAGCGAGTCCAAAACCACTGCGGATACCTCGACGACTACATAGCCGAACTCCAAGACGAAGGCCTCTCCCCAGGAAGAGTTCACACCTACGCTAAACACGTCAAAACCTTCTACAAAGTAAACGGCGTCAAAATCGAACCCGCCGAACCCCTAAGCCGCCGAGTCACCTACAAAGACCGAGCACCAAAACCCGAAGAACTCGCCAAACTACTCGACATAGCAGACCTAAGAGAAAAAGCCATAATATCCATGCTAGCTTTAGGCGCTTTTAGAGAAGAAACCCTCTCAAAACTCCAATACCGCCACGTACAAGAAGACCTCGAAGCCAACCGCATCCCAATCCACGTACACGTCGAAGCAGAAATCACCAAAGGCAAATATCACGACTACGACACCTTCCTAGGCGCAGAAGCAGCCCAGTTCCTAAAACTCTACATCGAACACAGAAAGAAAGGCGTCGGCAGAATCCCACCCGAAACCCTAACCCCAGAAGCGCCGCTAATCCGAGACAAAAACACCGCTGAAGAAGTCAAACCAATCGGACCAAAACAACTACGCCTAAAAGTACACTCACTCTACAAAGAGGCAGGTTTACTCAAACAAAAAAGAGGACGCATGTTCGATCTGCGAGTTCACAGCCTGCGCAAATTCTTCAAAACCCAAATGCTCGCCTTAGGCGTCCAGCCAGACTACGTTGACTACATGATGGGACACACAGTTGACACCTACCACGACATCCAAAGCCTCGGCATAGACAAACTACGAAACGTCTACACAGCAGCCGGACTAGCAATCGTACAGAAAACCAAAGTCAGCAAAGTTGACGCCCTCAAAGAAATCATACGCGCATGGGGCATGAACCCCGAACAAATGCTCGCCAAAGACGCACTAGCCGAAGGCGCCACAACAAAAATAAACGCCGATGAACTCGAAAACCACCAACTCGTCGTTTTAAGCAACCAACTAAAGGAGCTGATACGAAATGAAACAAGATAAAATCCTAGCAGGTGGCTTAATAACCGTCGGGCCCGCCAATCACGTCTTGGTGGTTGGCGGTTGTGGTTTTTACCTAAATCTTAATTAGTGGCTTGTTGGTAGGTTCGGTTATCGTTTGCGGCGTGGTTAGTCTGTATTATTACCCAAATGTTAGAGTCTGATGCCAAGAAAAACGATGATGCTTTTTTTGTTCCTGTAGATTTAATTCGGGTTTTGGCTATTGTTTTGGTTGTTGTTTTGCATGCTTCTAACGAGTATTTTACGAGTATGTTTCAGACTCCGTTGTCTTCTGATGTGTACTGGTTGACGGCGGCGGTTTACAAGTCTGTGGCTTTGCCTTGTGTTCCCCTTTTTATCATGCTTAGCGGTGCCTTGCTTTTGCGTCCTTCCAAAACTGGTGAACCCATCAGGGTTTTTCTAAAAAAACGTTGTAACCGTCTGGGTTTAGCCTTCATATTCTGGAGCATCATCTACCTTCTATGGAGCTTTCTAATAACCGATGTCCCCTTCACGCCCTCAAACATGCTCCACGGCTTCGTACGCGGACTCTTCACAGGACCCTACTACCATTTCTGGTTCATCTACCTCCTAATTGGGCTTTACCTAATAACTCCGGTTCTGCGCGCTGTCCTAGCGTATCGTGACTGTACCAAACTTCTCAGGTACATAGCGCTGCTTTGGTTTGCAGGCGTAGCTGTTGTGCCCCTAATTCAGCT
This DNA window, taken from Candidatus Bathyarchaeota archaeon, encodes the following:
- a CDS encoding site-specific integrase, which codes for MKQQAITRTISPPITRNRQLSLDELKTIPIPMQIQSDKIIFETGLKGWKLKQPVTVSLDKVLAAKEKGLITYILNSFLSERPNLIPFVFDNPTVIKMARHFLRHCSGSVHSCYSYSATIEKYSIWLGYNPELIIADTKPVGSIPDPQRVQNHCGYLDDYIAELQDEGLSPGRVHTYAKHVKTFYKVNGVKIEPAEPLSRRVTYKDRAPKPEELAKLLDIADLREKAIISMLALGAFREETLSKLQYRHVQEDLEANRIPIHVHVEAEITKGKYHDYDTFLGAEAAQFLKLYIEHRKKGVGRIPPETLTPEAPLIRDKNTAEEVKPIGPKQLRLKVHSLYKEAGLLKQKRGRMFDLRVHSLRKFFKTQMLALGVQPDYVDYMMGHTVDTYHDIQSLGIDKLRNVYTAAGLAIVQKTKVSKVDALKEIIRAWGMNPEQMLAKDALAEGATTKINADELENHQLVVLSNQLKELIRNETR
- a CDS encoding acyltransferase family protein, whose amino-acid sequence is MLESDAKKNDDAFFVPVDLIRVLAIVLVVVLHASNEYFTSMFQTPLSSDVYWLTAAVYKSVALPCVPLFIMLSGALLLRPSKTGEPIRVFLKKRCNRLGLAFIFWSIIYLLWSFLITDVPFTPSNMLHGFVRGLFTGPYYHFWFIYLLIGLYLITPVLRAVLAYRDCTKLLRYIALLWFAGVAVVPLIQLLTGYSLTSTVFVFGGGVGYFVLGVYLQNVKVRSRLLYGLFGLGVVWTVIATWAMSFPFNNLGQTYFFFDYFAANSILSSVALFLILNKFPANWPRSNHPHLSRLIKAISHNTLPIYLFHLIILESFQRGFFGFKLSLTNIGPIIGIPLLSVLTLFITLALVLVMKKVPILNKLIG